CTGATAAAGAAGTGTGCTGAGAATGGCGCACAAGATAGGCAGGTTATGAATGTGAATGTTTAGTTATATattaaaatgataatatttcaataaaaataaatttggtctctaaaatttataattttaagCACATTTAAAACAATTGATGGAACTTAACATTTACTCAAAATCGATTTAGCAATAAAATCCTATTTCAATTTTTCCTATACTACAACCTCCTACTACAACCTCATATATCAAATGTGTATTATTATCCAATTTTAACTTATTTAATGAAGATATACTTTCTAGCTCAGATGATATGTTGTGCCTATATTATTCTATATAAAGTACATAGTGGTTAACAACATTGTGTTATCTTATTTGAATTATTTATCTATAGAACCAAAGAAGTAAAACAATCAAAAtatatttcataaaaaaaagaCTATAGTAGGTCAACTACATATAACCAACAGACATTTAAAATACTTTGAACTCGTGCTAAATTGCTCTCTTAGTGGGGACacaatttatttacttttcaatctattaaatccaattaatttatttttctatctattAAATCCAAAGTTTCAATGGAAAGTTTTAAAATAGTTACTTGGCTATTTTGTTTACCTTAATATTTTACCCTACACCTTCCCCCCGTTACCttaataattttattgaatGATTCAAACAATTatacaaaatattaatttcaTCTTAAATTCAACTAATAATctattaaaattgaaaaaagaaaacgaaTCTGATTTACTTATAGTTCATATTCTTTATAGTTTGAATGGATATCTAATTGAGCATTTAAATATCAATACaagtaacaaaaaaataatagaattcATTATCAATTGATTCTCCATAATGCAAAaccatacatacatatattatGCTACATTTGAGACCAGTTATGCAAGAGTAAAAGTCTATGAGAACAAATGGGATGaatacacaaaataaaaaaaaataaaagaaagaagttTCTTGAACTTTCGCACATTTTCAACATAATTTTAATctaatttgcatttcttttcctttgaaaccaTTAATATCACTATTTAAAATCTAAAATACCATGATGATCCAAATTCGAAACATTGCTATAAAAAATGCAAAGTCAAAACTATTGAGTAGTGGCAAATTGACTTTGATCCTTAATCATCATTTTTTCGTCAATTATCCTAAATATGCTTAAGATTTGAAACGTTGGGAACCAAATTTGTTTTTATCCAAACATTAATGATCAGTCCTACACACATGCAAAGTATTATAAACAAAAATTgtatttcttccaaaattttggatatATGTCATGTATTGATTTAAGAAATAATCTTTCCTACAAtgacagtgtatatattatcagcGTTGGATGAACGACAACTATgcagaatttgaatttgaaattcaatctttgcacacatgtcatgaataaaacggtgatagtatatacactgttagtatatataagatttactcttgaTTTAAATTACAActtttaaacttattttcttCATAATGGTTGGTTAGTAATgatttagttttaatattattgtgatatcattttctaataaagtgGAGTTGATTTTGTCACTTAATCATAAATTTTTATCTCCTTTTGCCTAAAAATATGTTCAAGTTCGGGAGTACCAACTGTAAAAGTTTTTTTATGTTGTTTGAAagaaaattattcattcattagtAAATTCGGGCATGTCATCTTGTATTATATTATCCATGAAAGTATATGGAATACTTTTAATGTGAAGATTGTTTGTTGTCATACTTTTAGAATAGATAATGAGgaattatatttttgtatttacacCTATTAAAAATATTCTTAACTGTATCACTACATAGTCTAATCAATACGGATATTTGATTTCAAGCATGTATACATTAGTGCAAATACCATTAGTATTACTAGTGATAAAGGGCACACTCAATCTATGTGTAATTTAAAACAATCACTTTATATATGGAAGAAATGGGTATAAAATCTtaataaacaaataaactttgatcttttaaaagcttttttaatattattttatgAATTAGGTAATTATAATGTTTATGGTTGTTTATCGATGAAAGTTAGTTGTGCTATTGAATGACAATACATAGACAATATGTTaatcaaattataaaagtataaTTAAGTGATTATGATGATAATGTTGAAAATTTAAAAGTGACAAGTGTGGTCTAATTAAATTTCACCTATTTGCACTCCGGTTATTATGTCATCACTTTATTCTCATTAATTTGGACTAATATCATTACAAATGCATTTTTTAAACATTTATTTATGTTCTACCCTCAAATATAATAAAAGAATCATATTAATTACTTCTCATATAATAAAACAACATATTACTTCTCCTACAAATATTCTAtctcaactaattaattaaccaTTCGTTTACTCCTTTACAATTATTAATTCCTATGATTGGTTTAATTAATTGTACATAttattccaaaatttcttctaaaatatttaaattatcTACTCTTTTGTCAATTTATGTAATTAAATGAATCAAAGTTTATCTAATTTTGCACATACAtatattattcattttttaaatttctttttagtTATGTATCtaactttgcattttcttcattatgtCTATTGTTCATAAATTAGAAAACAATAATAATGTCTTGGGTCTTTTCACATGGGTTAACGTGGGTGAACCCACAGTGGAGGTGAACCCAAGGGATGTGACTGACACATTGTCTTGGGTCATTTCAATGTGGAACCCACCATTACAACACTCATTTTAAGTTCCGGCAGCCATAGGCCACACCAAAAACAACCTTCAATTTTGCTTTTCCTAACGTGTCTTGCTCCTACCACATCCGTACCACATCAAACCACTTTACCAATGCATTGGTACAAACCACTATACCAAtccttatatatatatgaaaaacagatttgaaatcgaaataggaatttcgatttcgaattgtgaatttgaaatcgaaatttccgatttgaaaaatttcattACTGAATTTGACCAATTCAAAATTGGATAATCCGATTTTCattccgaattaccgaattcgaaattcCGAATTCACTTCGAATTTGATCtgtaaatcgaaatttttcgattttgcacactCCTACCTTGACTAATTGGATCATCAAGTATTCTTGCCACAAAAACCCAAATAAAAAATGTGCTTTTCAAGCTTAAAACATAATAATAAGTAATTAGGGGTGTTCAGACCGTCCATAGACATTTATGAAGAGAATTTGCCTCGATGAACGGGTTTCTAAAACCCTCCTTATGCATACCATATATGTCCATCTAAACTCTCTTAATAAtgcataaaataaataaaagtgaaGTATATGAAAATGAAGAAAGCAGTGGAATGGTGTTTAGAttcatttggattttctttctcttcGTATAGTTGGGTTCAATAGCTAATTAAAATACAATCACCAATCCATACATAAGCAAGAAGGTATAACACAAAAAGAAGCATGAAAAATCATTAATCTAACAATATATACAATTGTAGGACATTGTAGATCATTCATTTAGACCATTAATTGACATATACAATTAACATGTCATATAATCCAAGTAATTTTAAAAATGGGAAATctaaaaaattgagaaatttaatCAGGAATACAAAGCCACATATAAAAAGGAAGTTGTAGCAAGTAAATTTAATCACTAAAATCACAATTGCAAGGGTATATACCTAAAAAGAAtggtaatcaaataaatcaaagcAACACTTTGACAAAATCTTAGTTAACAACATGTAGAAAAAGTAATcttagggtttgtttggatagggtattatttgaaatattatttgaaagtAATCTACTGGCCAAATATTATTGGAAATTAGTTTAccaattcaagaaaaaaaaaactaagagaTTCGGTCGTATGAAGACCTCAATTAATTGTTAGCATGACcaattaaacaaaatttcaCAAATTAAGCCAACAAAAACAACATGAATTTcgaaaatagatagaaaaaaaTTTCCACAAAAAAAGTTTGAATAAAAGAGTAAATAGATTTGATTTGAAGCAAAGTATAATTTAAAATAACTAATTCATTACCTTAACAACAAGATGAGATCCGTCTCTCCAAAAATTCTGGCTTACAATACCCTCAAATcctttatatataaaaaaaaaaaaaaaaaaaaaaagatgaaccaATCATGGTATGAACCATAATCAACTGAACCAATCATGTTTTGTATTAACAATCCCCATTATTGCAGATACCTCAAAAATCTGCTCAACAAATGCAACAGAAGgggaaaagattttcaaaaatctGCTCAACAAACGCAGCAGAAGGGGAAAAGTTTTGTAGTTACGCTTCAAAGATGCTTTCCATGAGATTCCTCATCTCTCATGCATTACTCCTATCTTAAAGATGCCATAATTGCTCGTTCTAATCATCAACTCTTTGTATGAGTTCAATTGCACGTGCGGAAGTTCAGGAGAGGAAAACATCTACTGTTACACCATGGCGCCGTGGAGTAGTCAATTAATCATCATCTTAACGAATTCATATTGTCTTAATGATGCATCAGTTATTGAATTTAATTAGTCCTGCTCTTTGCACCAGCTCAATTGATTGCTTGACTCAGCGTTTGCAATAGTTCCAAGTTCACCCAACTAACTACCTCTCTGTCTTAACTAGAGACCTAATGGATGGTTAAAAGGGTAAAACAATCACTTCAGCCGGATAAGCAGAATTTGAGGATGTAATCATCATTCCACCAAGGGTACGCTTGTCAATTCACAGCAATGAGCATAGAATGCTAGCACTCGAAGCTGGATCATCAGTTGTATTATGCCTAAATGTTACCTAAATTGCCCTTAAAAAGGTTAGGTGAAAAATAACTAACAATCAAACACCAactcctttatatatatatatatatatatatatatatagaataaatctttcctacactgatgGTGTATAAACTATCATCGttagattcatgacatgtgtacaaaaattgaattttaatttcaaaatttgtataGTTATCATTTatccaacgctgatagtgtagaaagattaattcatatatatataggaaatCTTCGGAACTTTAACTGTTGTGGATGCTAAGTCTTCAGAACTTAAATGTGACATTGAAAAAAATATCATGTTGTATTGGTAAACTAGCAAGTCTTGCTCTGTTTACCCGACCGCACTTTGACGACATAAATTATGGCAAGTCTGAAAAATTCTGTCATCTCAACAAACAAGGTCATGTtatcgtttggaaaaaaaaaaaaaaaaacaaggtcAATTATTTGACCTCTGTCACTAATCCAAAATGAATCTCTCAAGTTAAACTTGAGTGATCAGACTCTACTTGAGCATTgatttataataatattttacttttcCAAAAGATGTGGGATGAAATATCATAAATCCAAACATAAAGTCCAAATCAATGACTATAAAGATCGCGGTCTCAAAAGTAAGTTGAGTTTTGTCCAATTCAATCACACAGTTTCATtgtattggtgaattttatatcAACTTAATTAATTACATAAGATGAGAAATTCAAATTTACGAACAATTAGTTTATAGGAGTTTAAACTACTAAAAGGAAGTATAAGAATTAGTAGTATATCAATTGGTTTGAAGCGGACAACGTCGAAGCATGTGATCCGCGCAGTACAGAACAGAAACTTATGACCTTTTTCTTGCGCGTGCATGTTGTTTCTTCAATAATTGGAGTACAAACTTTTGCTGGTACAACAACTTGGCACTCCTTTTTCCCGTTTGTTTGGTACGGGGCATTAAGAGCCGTCGAGATTTTTAGCGTATCCAACACAAATTGAAAACGAAAAATTCTCCGCGATTTGATGCATGCTCCAAAACTGCGGTACGGCTGCACGGTGTACGCTGCACTAACaaagaagaaattatttgaAACTCTTTCCCAGCACAGTTCAAACAGGGCACGTTGAAAGCAAGACTTTTCATGAAGCAGAGCAATTTGAGTAAGAGCCGGCAAGGGAGGTTTCTTGGgtcaaaatcaaattaatatatgATGGCGTGCTGTGACAGCAGAGGATTAGGAACTCATTCACGTCGTTCAAGTCACCGTCCAATAATATGTGCATCAAACGTCAGAACGTGGCTGGGGAAGGTGGGATGGACCCTCCACCGGACCGGACACAGGACGAGACGTCGGCACTCGGCAGAAGTATTAACAAGACAACTCAGCATGAGCATCTTTTCCACGTCAATTGGGGCCCAATGACTAATTTAACCGTGTATTAACATATGAAATTAAATTACATGAAACCTTTGTAATGCACTATAAAACAATTGCCATTTTCTTTGCTGTCTATTACCTAAACCATTTACCTAAGCATATTACTATGACTCGATTTGTAATAACCAAATTATAATCAATGTTGGGTTTAAGATTAAcattcctttcctttcttttaacTCTTCCGTCTCTTTCATCAATCACTCTTCAAGCTTTTTGATCGAtcgtcctttttcttttacttaatCGTGATTGGTGACCACTAATTGGGTTGCATGCCCGTGAAGTCTCCCACAACTGTACAGATCGTTATCATTATGCTTGGTTGTGAAATTCGTGTAAAGTCCGTGATAGCCATCAGGTGTCCTCTGCTTCACCACCAAAAGCAGGAGGGcattaaaggaaaaaacaaaaaaagaaccaaaaaaacATGAGGAACACACGAAAGGTGCGAGCACAATCCAAATTAATGATTTAATGACAGTTTTTAGTTACTAATAAATGTTTTGGCAACTGGATCTGCcgagagaaaagaaaaccaaTGTGCATGTGACCTGTCGCGACCTTATGACTTGCACATTATTTCCCTCTTCACAGACTTGCATTATTTGTTTCCTCTTCACGGGAGAGATGACACGTGTCGCGAAAACTTGATTCTAATTGGATCTCAATCGCCGCTCAATGAGGTCAGGAAGTGACCGTGAGCACAAGGAAAGAAGACATGTTTTAGATGAGAACTTGGAGCATCCAGAACTTTTACcgcttacattttttttattggtttCAGATTATAATGTGTCCAGacatatttaataataaaaaaataaaacattttaattaattaaatgattataaaatatttagatAAAATTTAATCAAAACAATAAGTACTAATTTGTTCATTTATCAGTTTTTACTCGATACAGAATACGCTCAAATGTTAagattttaatatttaataattctaattttaataattaacagattaaaatttcaattttcaattttattgtaCGTACCCCAAATTTTTATGTTAATCCTTAAAAAATCGCCTGATGCAACGTTGCAAGTTGgctttgataaaactaaaagaaaaaataacgaCGAATATAAACTCTTTCACACCTGCAAAATTGGcttgaaatgaatttttttttttttttggtgattgtTTCGAAATGATTATAGTCTCAAGGCAAATGGATATCCTTTGCTATTAGCACCGTCTTTTGGCTTTTTCTAATAAATCCAGAAAAGATAACTTGAATCCGTGATACTTGCGttgtaaaattttcttttaggtaGACTTAAAATCCTGTGGGCTTGAATTCTGTGTGTAGAAGTTGCTGTCAAACACTAATCTTAGGTGatcaaaatttcagaattttgtaCGGTAGCCACCAATACATTATCTCCATCATCCGAAACAAAACCGCAAATATTTAAAGACGACAAcaattaagagagagagagagagagagactgagAAGGGAAACAAAGTAGACGACAAcaattaagagagagagagagagagagagaaataggCTGGGAAGGGAAACAAAGGAGTACTCCCTCATCTCCATGTCCATTATGGAAGCCTCCCTAATCTCCATGGCTCCTCTTCTTTTGAGAAACCTTATTACCTCACTCTTCATCTTTGCAGACAAATGCCTTGCTTTTTTTTCCCAGAATTCTAAGGTTTTTGAAGGTTTGCGCTATGTTATCCTCtcatcttttctcttctttcttcgcATCCTACCTTCTTTCTTTCCCAGTTTGGATCCACCTGAGGATAAGTACGAGAACGGTGATAGATATGTTCCGGCCACCGTAGGCGGTGGAGGTGGTGCGACAGGATGCACCGGTGACTCGGGTATTGCTAGAGCTCTTTCCCAACTGTTGTCGATTGTTAATGATATTCCGGTCAGCTCGAGAAAGTACGAGGTTGTCAGATCATTAGCCGAGAGAATTATTGATGAGAATTTATCAGAGAATGATGATGCATTGAGAGATGTTAATCGCACCGTTCTATCCGCGGCTTTTGCGCGCACCTTGAGCCAGCTTGAAGCCGCCATGTTGGACCAAGGACGTGGTTTTGGTAGCTTTACCAGTGTTAGGAATGGTGAGCCTATGAATGGGACGGCTGAAGTCCAGTATTATTTTTTGTTGAGCCGTTTGAGGAGGGCAGTTAAATACTGTAGTGACAGGGTGTGGCTTCGTGGCAGGTCAAGCGATGAGCTGAACCGTTCGGCTAGCTCGGCCGAGAAACTTGCTGCTGAATTACTATGGCTGGCTCAGAAAATGGCGGCCTGTGGGTCTATTGAGGAAGCTAAAActctaaaaaatttagaatcCAAACAAAGCTGTTAGGATTTAGAGAAATGTGTTAATGGAGAAAGctgttatatatattttttaactcaGTCCATTTCCTTCCTCTCTACTAAGTATTATTGTTGCATTTCCAAGTTTCATCCAAATTCCAGTTTACATTTAACGCGGCGAAAACGTCCATCCAAATCAAACAAAGCATTGAAACGAGAAACACAAAGTCGGCACCGTTGCCTTTTTCGAGCAGCTGCGGTGCATTTACCGGTGAAAAATCTCGATACACCGTCATTAGCTCTTTTTACTAGCACTAGTAAGTAAAATACTTTTGGTCCACTCTCCGACGACTCTGGTGAACCCACCTGAACACCGCCACCGACAAAACCACCCAACCGGCCAACACCAAAACCCCAAAATTAATACccatttgaaataaaataatttatttcataaatTTCAACCACCCTTTCATCTttctaatcatctttttatctcgcatacatcacatcacaaaaaatattacagtaattatctcaaataaatcattcaaataaactcttatccaaacaaactccgTCCGCGGCATCCACTTCGGTTATTTACGTTTCTTTGTGCTTCAATCGTTCCTTAAACTAACAataatgtataattttttttttgtaattttgaaacaATAATGTAGAGTGGATAGAGAGAGTGACGTAAGGTCACGAAATCCAACAACCGAAGAACTCAGACGCCTAGATTCGAGAAAACGAACCAACCAAGAAACGAGCCGGGACCCCCCCCGCCCGCTCAGTCTGCCCTTTGCGAAGGGAGACTTCCATCgctcctaaaaataaaaatttgctaaccaaaaaaaaaaaaatttttttaaagaaggtaaaaaataataatacccGCATCGCACATTCACGTTACCGGGCTAGTATGGGTCCGAAACCTATGCCGCTAGGCTTGGACCCAATCCTTTGAGACCCATCATTTGTTTA
This portion of the Coffea arabica cultivar ET-39 chromosome 2e, Coffea Arabica ET-39 HiFi, whole genome shotgun sequence genome encodes:
- the LOC140036143 gene encoding uncharacterized protein, with the protein product MEASLISMAPLLLRNLITSLFIFADKCLAFFSQNSKVFEGLRYVILSSFLFFLRILPSFFPSLDPPEDKYENGDRYVPATVGGGGGATGCTGDSGIARALSQLLSIVNDIPVSSRKYEVVRSLAERIIDENLSENDDALRDVNRTVLSAAFARTLSQLEAAMLDQGRGFGSFTSVRNGEPMNGTAEVQYYFLLSRLRRAVKYCSDRVWLRGRSSDELNRSASSAEKLAAELLWLAQKMAACGSIEEAKTLKNLESKQSC